ACTCTTCACAGTACCTCTCTCTCTGGGGGACCTTAGTTGCAGGTCTAGAAACTATTTGATGAACTTTCATCACAACTCCATGAAACCAATGATAATGTGTAGGGATAATGATTCAGGTTTTGAGGTTAAGGTGGTGACACCAGAGAACTACATAACAAGTGACTCAGGGCTTATATATCGAGATTTTGAAGTTGGTAAAGGTGATTGCCCAAAGGCTGGTCAACAGGTTTTTCTTTCAATATCTTTGAAGGCAATAGTTTCCTTTCTTGAAATTTATCATGGGGATCTTAATGATTTGGCAAAAGTAAACTTGGAACACCAGGAAAATGAATGTTAGAATTAGAATTGTTGCTTTATGCATTGCACCTGCAGtagtaaaattgaaattattttttctttgaaaacatacaaaaaatagtaatattcaTGTTTTAGGTGTTTAACTTTGGTCTTTTGTtcctctttattattattattattattattggatgTTGATAAATCTTAAAACCACTTAGATTTGCTGCAAAAgacaatgaaaatttttctttacatcATCATCTAAATTGTGCAAACTGGCCCCAATCTTGACTGGAGGGCATGCTAAAGGCCTCAACCCTTGATAGATAGAGAGAAGGGAGGTGCATCTCTTTACGAAGATCTTATGTCTTATGATGGCTTGTTCCAATCACCTTATTTATCTGTGAGTCCACATTTTagatgtaaaatattttaactggCTGGCCAAAACACTgacaaataaaagagaaaataaccACTGTGGCATTGCTTCTTGTTCATAGACATGGAAATAATTTCCTGAGCAATGTTTTGCTTGTAGCAGTTTTTTGCAATCCATTTTATAGGGCTTTGATTTGATGCTTCCCATTGAAGATAGGATATTTGGTGAAGGTTCTTAATATTTGGTAAAAAGCAAGTTTAATGTCTCTGGTTTGCGGCATGAATGGTATCACTTGGAGCAAGGTCGGGGCCAtcacaaaaatagagaaaaaaggTATCTTGCCACCAGAAGAGAGAGCTTATAGAGTGAGTTGTCCCAAAGGAGAAAAAATGCTATCCACGGTCTGACTGAAAAGCTACCTGATGACAGTGTGAGATCCCATATCAGTCATCAGCTCAGCAGAAAAGTTTTTAGCACTATATATGTAGATGAATCCTCTTAACCATGTAGGCTCGTTTTCAAGTCATGTGGCCCGACGCTAGAGTAAATGATATTTACACGGGAAGGAGTGAATTGttataaatggtatcagagtcaatGTTTGACTCAATGTGGGAGTTTGTGTGAATATTTTAATTGTCAAtacaatcccatgggacacgaCAAAGACGTTGTGTTTATGTGGAAATGGTATAGATGCATTTTGAagtcaagcaaacaatatttacatgagAAGAGATCAAGGTAGATAATACCGATTCAAGAGGGAGTGGGCCGTTACAAAAAGAGTTGCTAAGGATTTTTAGGTTGTGGAAAAGCAATGATATACTATGACCGTAACAGTAACAGGGTTTCATTTGACATGTTCCATCAATCCTATGGCTTTTGGCCTATTAGTGAAGTTCTGCAGTTTGGGTTCAACTTACAACAGAACAGCCATTTTTTGACTGAAATTTTTCTATGTCCAATCACCTGTCATATttagtggattttttttaaatggataatTTTTCCATTGACCATGAGCTGTTTTGATATGCTACCACAAACCGAGCTTGTCTCTATGACTCTTATCACATGACCACTAGTCATTCCAACATATTTCCAGGAAGAAATTGGTACACATGTATAAATGTCAGATGTGAAGGTTACTAGCCCTAGCCTTTGGCCTTTCTCTTCACTAAGGGTGTTTTTGGAGATACTTGATTAGGATGCTAGGAATGACAGGGACCAACGATCCTTGCCCTCACTATTTGATGTACTCTTTATCGATTGAAAAATGTTATGAACCAGCTTTCCCTTGATCTCTACCATATGCCAAAATAGGGGCCTGCCATAACTTATGAAGGCTCATGCAACCATCCTTAAAATGATTTGCAGTGTCTCACTGCTGATGTCATTCATACAGGGGGAAATTAGAAGGTGAATGACTGCATATTTTACTGTCTCCATAACCTTTCAACTCCTCCAAGGAAGCAGGTGGAATCTGCTTCTTTTTGGAGTTTGAAATGAAATTCTAGAATTTCATATATCCTTCATCGGAGAATTTTAACAACATTGTTTCCATCAATCAGATTGATCTGAAACTCTTTAGCATGTTCTATTGAATCAAGAAAGCAAGAACTAAATCATGGCATGCTTTTTGAAACATTGGCGGATTTGACATTTCGTGCACCATGTTTTTCCTTAAGAACAGAAGCTACCCTGGTCAGCAGCTTTGAGTGTCTTGcttctaatttgttttttctattgaTTAATGAAGAAAGTGCAGAACATATTTTCAGCATTCAAACATGTGCATGTATTAGGGATTGAGGTTCTTTTAGTCGTGTTCAATAAGGTCTAGCAACCTTTCAAAAAGATATAATAACTAAGTTATAAATTACATCTAAGGTTTAAACATCTGAAGGAAACaacaaataattgttttaattagGAGAAGCTAAGAATTTTCCacaaattgataaaattgaCAAGGTAATTAATGAAACAATAAAACAATTGAAGATGTTgccactttttattattattcttttttttttttttttcccatattgCACTGAtcttatcttaaaaataatggTATGTGAAAATTTCTCCTTAACCTCAAGTTGTTCCCATGAATCCTCTGCAGGTGACATTTCACTATGTTGGCTATAATGAGTCAGGTCGCCGTATTGACAGCAGCTATATGCAGGGTTCTCCTGCCAAAATCCGGATGGGCACCAATGCACTAGTTCCTGGTAAATATGAATTACAATATTCGTCTGTGCTTTCTTTGTTAATAGTAGTAGGAGTATTTTCCATAACCCAACATAAAGTAAAAGGGGTTAGTAGCTGAAACGGTGAATTTGTGCAGGATTTGAGGAAGGAATTCGAGATATGAAACCTGGTGGAAAGAGAAGAATAATTATCCCTCCAGAACTTGGACCTCCAGTGAGTTTATCAAatctttgttttcatttttcccttCCCTTTTCTTGTGCAGATCTATCTAATCCTCTATTAGGAAAGAAGACTGCATTTTTGGTCTTTGAATTGTTCTAGTCTAAAACCTATACAGAAAGTAAAAGACACAAATCTAGTAAAGCATAATGTGCCTGATACGGAAATTCATCAGCATGCACCATTGAGAACATACTGAATTTGGAATATgtccattttcttcttcctgGGACATGCCTCTTCAGTACAAATCTGACAGAAATGTTTTGGAAATTTACTCAAAATCATTCTTTGTTCTCAAACAAATTTCATAACCTCCAGAGGAAAGCCCATAATTGCTACATGGATGTCAGGATATTTTTCTAACAGTGCCGGAGCCTTTGGTCTCAGTGTCGTGCATGAGAGCTGGGGTACTAAATTGAAATAGTAGCTCCATCTCTTCCTAAACTTTTCTGCATCCACCCTTGTGTTGCTCCTCCCATGGTGATAAAATTAATCCCATGGTAATAGCAGTTGCTTTCACAAACTTCGTGTCAtcggtttttctttttaacctgaatgatattttctaaattgaGAATATTTTCCAACTGCCTCTTTGGTTTAGAAGAACACATTTTTATTGAGTTTTAAAGAATTGTggtagtttttatattttatttcaattatggTCACCATCCAAATCAGCTCCCAATTCAGTTGAAGCAAACTTTGCCTATGCTTCTCCATGTAGCTCAAGTCAAACTGCTCTTTCCTAGGGATTGAAATGCCTAACACCAAACACCATCCTTGCTAGGAAACTTGCAAAGATGGTGATAGGAATTGAAATTCCAAGAAAGTGACTGGATGGTGGTAGAGGCGCACAATCCCGGCTGGTTGAATGCCCTATACTATCCAATGGTTGTGACAGCAGGAATGGTGTGCACCCCAAGATTAGGTCTCCATGGAAAGTCCAAGGGCTGAGTCATGGAAGCTTCCTTGGTCATCCAAAAGAGAGAGATTCTGcatgatttttctttgtatgcatatttttctttttttctttttttttttgttcaattttgttttatcgGTGAAATTGTCATGTTGTATAGGTGGGGCCTTCCACATTTTTCAGCTCAAAACAGTTTGAAGTGTTTGATGTGGAACTGCTCAACGTCAAAGACTGTCAAAGGAGGACGATAGGTTTCTATTCGGACGTTGTGTGCGAGTGATCAGTGAGGCTCTACTTTGTGCTCATCTGAACACAGGTTGAATGAAGAAATCATATCTGCAAAGCCTCAATGACAATGAACCATATTTATGTTCTCATTCTAAATGTTAGTTTATGAGATGATGAATGTGTTTAGCATACCTAGTCATGACCtcaattattatga
The sequence above is drawn from the Vitis riparia cultivar Riparia Gloire de Montpellier isolate 1030 chromosome 15, EGFV_Vit.rip_1.0, whole genome shotgun sequence genome and encodes:
- the LOC117932291 gene encoding peptidyl-prolyl cis-trans isomerase FKBP20-2, chloroplastic isoform X1, with protein sequence MLWLSTHPLLPQPYIPYRYLSACPTVGSFFSLKKPILHCRSSYNLKDYREQKGCVLPYEENLRRRLLIFFLVSSGCFPTLSSSAKTKSKNPYDEKRLLQQNKRIQKENNAPEDFPNFVREGFEVKVVTPENYITSDSGLIYRDFEVGKGDCPKAGQQVFLSISLKVTFHYVGYNESGRRIDSSYMQGSPAKIRMGTNALVPGFEEGIRDMKPGGKRRIIIPPELGPPVGPSTFFSSKQFEVFDVELLNVKDCQRRTIGFYSDVVCE
- the LOC117932291 gene encoding peptidyl-prolyl cis-trans isomerase FKBP20-2, chloroplastic isoform X2, with the translated sequence MLWLSTHPLLPQPYIPYRYLSACPTVGSFFSLKKPILHCRSSYNLKDYREQKGCVLPYEENLRRRLLIFFLVSSGCFPTLSSSAKTKSKNPYDEKRLLQQNKRIQKENNAPEDFPNFVREGFEVKVVTPENYITSDSGLIYRDFEVGKGDCPKAGQQVTFHYVGYNESGRRIDSSYMQGSPAKIRMGTNALVPGFEEGIRDMKPGGKRRIIIPPELGPPVGPSTFFSSKQFEVFDVELLNVKDCQRRTIGFYSDVVCE